The Leguminivora glycinivorella isolate SPB_JAAS2020 chromosome 1, LegGlyc_1.1, whole genome shotgun sequence genome includes a region encoding these proteins:
- the LOC125227058 gene encoding chitooligosaccharidolytic beta-N-acetylglucosaminidase, which translates to MWLDRLLKVSAIQVALVIIGVAADDYKWACDSGKCLKTRHDAKHKDPALSLEACKMFCNEYGLLWPRPTGDTDLGNFLSKINLNNIEMKIEKHGETDKLTEAAFQRFLSIVALTIPKDATPKTKGKVLDVHLINQDPDTVDFSLDMRENYTLKISGNNDKVEAIITGGSFFGVRHGLETLSQLILYDDIRDHLLIVRDVSIVDNPIYPYRGLLLDTARNYYTVESIKRTIDAMAAVKLNTFHWHITDSQSFPFVSEKRPNLSKYGAYSPSKLYTPAAMREVVEYGRVRGVRVLPEFDAPAHVGEGWQDTNLTVCFKAEPWASFCVEPPCGQLNPTKDELYDVLEDIYSDMAEIFKPDIFHMGGDEVSERCWNVSDEIQQFMIQHRWNLDKSGFLDLWDYFQKKAQEKAYTAFGKKLPLILWTSTLTDYSYVDKYLNKDDYIIQVWTTGVDPQIQGLLAKGYRLIMSNYDALYLDCGFGAWVGAGNNWCSPYIGWQKVYDNSIAVMAPENKDLVLGGEAALWSEQSDTATLDQRLWPRAAALAERLWTEPPTTWLDAEHRMLHTRERLVRMGIQAESIQPEWCYQNEGYCYR; encoded by the exons ATGTGGCTAGATAGGTTATTAAAAGTTAGCGCTATTCAGGTAGCGCTTGTTATAATTGG CGTCGCGGCCGATGACTACAAATGGGCGTGCGACAGTGGCAAGTGTCTCAAGACACGCCACGATGCCAAGCACAAGGACCCCGCCCTCAGCTTGGAGGCCTGCAAAATGTTCTGCAACGAATATG GTCTCCTCTGGCCAAGGCCCACCGGCGACACAGATCTCGGTAATTTCCTCTCTAAGATTAACCTGAACAACATTGAGatgaaaattgaaaaacatGGCGAGACCGATAAACTGACGGAGGCAGCTTTTCAG AGATTTCTCAGTATTGTGGCTCTAACCATACCTAAAGATGCGACACCGAAAACCAAGGGCAAGGTGTTAGACGTGCATCTTATCAACCAGGATCCCGATACCGTCG ATTTTTCATTGGACATGCGTGAAAACTACACACTGAAAATATCCGGGAACAACGATAAAGTGGAGGCCATTATAACTGGAGGGTCCTTTTTCGGAGTTCGTCATGGACTAGAAACACTCTCTCAGCTCATTCTTTACGATGATATAAGAGATCATCTTTTG ATTGTTCGAGATGTTAGCATTGTGGACAATCCGATCTACCCATACCGAGGACTTCTTCTTGATACTGCAAGAAACTACTACACCGTGGAATCTATTAAGAGGACTATAG ATGCTATGGCCGCCGTGAAGTTGAACACGTTCCACTGGCACATTACGGACAGCCAGAGTTTCCCCTTCGTGTCTGAGAAGAGACCGAACCTCTCCAAATATGGCGCCTATTCTCCTTCTAAg TTGTACACCCCAGCGGCGATGCGCGAGGTTGTGGAGTATGGACGCGTGCGCGGCGTGCGCGTGCTGCCTGAGTTTGACGCGCCCGCGCACGTGGGCGAGGGCTGGCAGGACACCAACCTCACCGTCTGCTTCAAG GCGGAACCCTGGGCCTCGTTCTGTGTGGAACCTCCGTGTGGTCAGTTGAATCCAACGAAGGACGAGTTGTACGATGTGCTAGAAGACATTTACTCAGATATGGCAG AGATCTTCAAGCCTGACATCTTCCACATGGGTGGAGACGAGGTCAGCGAACGCTGCTGGAATGTGTCCGACGAAATCCAGCAGTTCATGATCCAGCACCGCTGGAACCTGGACAAATCCGGCTTCCTAGACCTGTGGGATTACTTCCAGAAGAAAGCTCAAGAGAAGGCATACACG GCATTTGGAAAGAAGCTCCCTTTGATCCTGTGGACGAGCACCTTGACGGACTATAGCTATGTTGACAAATACCTAAACAAGGATGATTACATCATTCAA GTATGGACAACGGGGGTAGACCCTCAAATCCAAGGATTACTTGCAAAGGGGTACCGCCTAATCATGTCCAACTACGATGCTTTGTACTTAGACTGCGGCTTTGGTGCCTGGGTGGGCGCAG GAAACAACTGGTGCTCTCCCTACATTGGCTGGCAGAAAGTTTACGATAACAGCATAGCAGTTATGGCTCCGGAGAACAAGGATCTTGTTCTAG GAGGTGAAGCAGCCCTGTGGTCCGAGCAGTCAGACACGGCCACGCTGGATCAGCGATTATGGCCGCGCGCCGCCGCACTGGCCGAGCGGCTGTGGACGGAGCCTCCTACCACGTGGCTGGACGCCGAGCACCGTATGCTGCACACAAG agAACGTCTCGTCCGCATGGGAATCCAAGCCGAGTCCATCCAGCCGGAATGGTGCTACCAGAACGAAGGATATTGCTACAGATAA